The following coding sequences lie in one Mucilaginibacter sp. KACC 22773 genomic window:
- a CDS encoding LLM class flavin-dependent oxidoreductase has product MSLKTLDKLAYSVLDLATVVEGHPIADTYHNSLQNARQAEQLGYTRYWFAEHHNMISVASSATSLLIGYVAGNTQAIRVGSGGIMLPNHSPLVVAEQFGTLATLYPNRIDLGLGRAPGTDQVTAMAIRGENMNASFYFPRDVEVLQKYFSADNADAKVRAIPGEGLDIPIWILGSSTDSARLAAAKGLPYAFASHFAPAYFKEAIKIYRDNFKPSAVLQQPYVMACVNVVAADTDEEAEYLATSVKQMFMGIVTGKRRLLQPPVESMAHIWNVFEEEAVMQMLAYSFIGSKQKITAMLTDFVAENGVDEIMATSHIYDHEAKLKSYRLFAEVVSGE; this is encoded by the coding sequence ATGAGTTTAAAAACATTGGATAAGCTGGCTTATTCGGTACTGGATTTGGCTACTGTAGTTGAGGGGCACCCCATTGCCGATACTTACCATAACAGCCTGCAAAACGCGCGGCAGGCCGAGCAGCTGGGCTATACCCGTTACTGGTTTGCCGAGCATCATAATATGATTAGTGTGGCCAGTTCGGCCACGTCGTTATTGATTGGTTATGTGGCGGGCAATACGCAGGCCATCCGCGTGGGTTCGGGCGGCATTATGCTGCCGAATCATTCGCCGCTGGTGGTGGCCGAGCAGTTTGGCACCCTGGCTACCCTTTACCCCAACCGGATTGACCTTGGCCTTGGCCGCGCTCCCGGCACCGACCAGGTAACCGCTATGGCCATCAGGGGCGAGAATATGAACGCGTCGTTTTACTTCCCCCGGGATGTGGAGGTGCTGCAAAAATATTTTTCGGCCGATAATGCCGACGCCAAAGTCCGCGCTATCCCAGGCGAGGGGCTGGATATACCAATATGGATATTAGGTTCGAGCACGGATAGCGCCAGGCTTGCCGCGGCCAAGGGTTTGCCCTATGCCTTCGCCAGTCACTTTGCGCCTGCTTACTTTAAGGAGGCCATTAAAATATACCGCGATAATTTTAAACCATCGGCAGTATTGCAGCAGCCCTACGTAATGGCCTGCGTAAACGTAGTAGCCGCCGATACCGACGAGGAAGCCGAATACCTGGCCACCAGCGTAAAGCAAATGTTTATGGGCATTGTTACCGGCAAACGCCGCCTGCTGCAACCCCCGGTTGAAAGTATGGCCCACATCTGGAACGTGTTTGAAGAAGAAGCCGTGATGCAGATGCTGGCCTACTCGTTCATAGGCAGCAAGCAAAAAATTACCGCCATGCTAACCGATTTTGTGGCAGAAAACGGGGTGGATGAGATTATGGCAACATCGCATATTTATGATCATGAAGCGAAGCTGAAATCGTACAGGTTGTTTGCGGAGGTGGTGAGTGGAGAGTAG
- a CDS encoding SDR family oxidoreductase, which produces MNLQLTDKVIIVTGGAKGIGEGIVKVLAAEGAIPVIIGRSEADNLKVVREIEAAGGRAFQVAAELTDPKANQNAIDATIDKYGRIDGLVNNAGVNDGVGLEDGNYEAFIASLHKNVVHYYLMAHYALPELIKSKGAIVNITSKTADTGQGHTSGYAAANGGRNALTREWAVELLKYGIRVNAVVVAECWTPLYETWLNKMADPEAKLQEIQSKIPLGNRMTTAEELANTTAFLLSPVSSHTTGQLVYVDGGYTHLDRALANA; this is translated from the coding sequence ATGAATTTACAACTCACAGATAAAGTAATTATAGTAACAGGCGGCGCAAAAGGCATAGGCGAGGGCATTGTGAAAGTTTTGGCTGCCGAGGGCGCCATCCCGGTTATTATAGGCCGCAGCGAGGCGGATAACCTTAAAGTGGTTCGTGAAATTGAAGCCGCCGGTGGCAGGGCATTCCAGGTTGCCGCCGAACTTACCGATCCTAAGGCTAACCAAAATGCCATTGATGCAACCATAGATAAATATGGTCGTATAGATGGCCTGGTAAATAACGCCGGCGTAAATGATGGTGTAGGCCTGGAAGATGGCAACTACGAAGCCTTCATAGCATCGCTGCATAAAAATGTGGTACACTATTACCTGATGGCCCATTATGCCCTACCCGAACTCATCAAATCCAAAGGTGCTATCGTCAATATCACCTCCAAAACTGCCGACACCGGACAGGGTCATACCTCGGGATACGCCGCGGCAAACGGCGGGCGTAACGCTTTAACCCGCGAATGGGCTGTGGAGCTGTTGAAATATGGCATCCGTGTAAACGCCGTTGTGGTGGCCGAGTGCTGGACCCCACTGTACGAAACCTGGCTAAACAAAATGGCCGACCCGGAAGCCAAACTACAAGAAATTCAATCAAAAATCCCCCTGGGTAACCGTATGACCACCGCCGAAGAACTGGCCAACACCACTGCCTTCCTGCTCTCGCCCGTATCCAGCCACACCACCGGCCAACTGGTATACGTCGACGGCGGGTACACGCATTTGGATAGAGCGCTGGCTAACGCTTAG
- the fucP gene encoding L-fucose:H+ symporter permease, translating to MSKNKNTLAVVLITSLFFIWGFALNLNPILIPHLKKACQLSDLQSSLVDSAAYFAYFLLPIPAAQFMKRYGYKGGILFGLILFSVGAFLFFPASIVRNYAFFLGALFIIFSGAAFLETAANPYISVLGDPESATQRINFAQTFNGLAAVLASYLGGKAILSGKVLTPDQEKAMSSLQLNNYLNKEAASVQLPFLIIAVTVLIVAILLWRTHLPEIVEEGEGLPQHEDRTFLERIADLLNEKGLRFGVVAQFFYVGGQACVGSFLIRFSERVAGVDEAAANNYLTMALFAFLAGRFIGTFLMTFINPVKLLAIYGITNVALIVLSVFLHGKFPVYALIGVEFFMSIMFPTIFSLSIRGLGAKTKEGSSLVIMAIVGGAIFPPIMGKLSDMTNIQIAYLVPAACFLFVFYFAMRNLKVKEVKLTVSH from the coding sequence ATGTCGAAAAATAAAAATACGCTTGCTGTGGTCTTAATAACATCCCTGTTCTTTATCTGGGGCTTTGCGTTAAATCTTAACCCGATACTGATACCGCACTTAAAAAAAGCCTGCCAGCTAAGTGATCTGCAATCATCACTGGTAGATTCCGCGGCGTATTTTGCTTACTTTTTGTTGCCGATACCAGCTGCCCAGTTTATGAAACGTTATGGTTATAAAGGGGGCATCCTGTTTGGTTTAATCCTTTTTTCGGTTGGTGCATTCCTGTTTTTCCCGGCATCAATTGTGCGTAACTACGCGTTTTTCCTGGGGGCGTTGTTCATCATATTTTCGGGTGCTGCCTTTTTAGAAACCGCGGCCAATCCATACATCAGCGTATTAGGAGATCCGGAGAGTGCTACGCAACGTATAAACTTTGCACAAACGTTTAACGGCCTTGCAGCGGTATTGGCATCTTATTTAGGAGGCAAGGCTATACTATCGGGCAAAGTGCTTACGCCCGACCAGGAGAAGGCCATGTCATCACTTCAACTGAATAACTATTTAAATAAAGAGGCTGCATCCGTACAATTGCCCTTCCTGATCATCGCAGTTACAGTGCTTATAGTGGCTATCTTGTTATGGCGTACGCATTTGCCCGAAATTGTTGAAGAAGGCGAAGGCCTGCCACAGCACGAAGACCGCACTTTTTTGGAGCGTATTGCCGACTTATTGAACGAAAAAGGTTTAAGGTTTGGGGTAGTAGCGCAATTTTTTTATGTAGGCGGGCAGGCCTGTGTAGGAAGTTTTCTAATCCGTTTTTCTGAAAGAGTAGCGGGCGTAGATGAGGCAGCGGCCAATAATTACCTTACTATGGCCCTTTTTGCATTTCTGGCAGGCCGGTTTATTGGCACTTTCCTGATGACATTTATCAACCCGGTAAAACTGCTGGCTATTTATGGTATCACCAATGTGGCACTTATTGTGCTTTCGGTGTTTTTACACGGTAAGTTCCCGGTTTACGCGTTAATTGGGGTAGAGTTTTTTATGTCCATCATGTTCCCTACTATATTCTCGTTAAGTATCCGCGGATTGGGGGCCAAAACCAAAGAGGGTTCATCACTGGTGATCATGGCTATAGTAGGCGGTGCTATTTTCCCGCCGATAATGGGCAAATTATCTGATATGACCAATATCCAGATTGCGTACCTGGTACCGGCGGCCTGCTTTTTGTTTGTTTTTTACTTTGCCATGCGCAATTTAAAAGTGAAAGAGGTGAAACTTACCGTATCCCACTAA
- a CDS encoding DUF6786 family protein: MKGGKVLVFVLTIVALTSCKEMMPKAPKGSFIFDLNFLLHHDSIVILKTNNGLGMVAVSPKYQAKVFTSTADGFDGKSFGWIKYETFDLKQPDPHMNAFGGEDRLWLGPEGGRFSLFFKPGTKMEFANWHTPAAVDNESWELVSSSDKKVSMSKSTRLQNYAGTQLDIKLDRDIEIMEPEVINRLLGISPDSAIKLVGFSTINTITNTGSTAWDETTGAPCLWNLDMFTPSPKTVIVVPYVDNATGKVATTNYFGEIANDRITYNKGILLFKADGKSRGKLGIPPNRAKNMAGSYDGSNRVLTITVFDIDSSAKYLNQEWKTDVAPFSGDAVNAYNDGPLADGKQMGPFYEIESVSPAAFLKPGQKLTHRHSVFHFTGDEKALNTIALKTLGVSIKDITSALK; the protein is encoded by the coding sequence ATGAAGGGAGGTAAAGTTTTAGTGTTTGTTTTAACAATAGTAGCGCTTACATCGTGCAAGGAGATGATGCCCAAGGCACCCAAAGGCAGCTTTATATTTGACCTTAATTTTTTATTGCATCATGATAGTATCGTTATTTTAAAAACCAACAATGGTTTGGGTATGGTAGCAGTATCTCCCAAATACCAAGCTAAAGTATTTACCTCCACCGCTGATGGTTTTGACGGCAAAAGCTTCGGCTGGATAAAATACGAAACCTTTGATCTTAAACAGCCCGACCCGCACATGAACGCTTTTGGCGGCGAAGACAGGCTTTGGCTCGGCCCCGAGGGCGGCAGGTTCTCGCTGTTCTTTAAACCAGGTACCAAAATGGAATTTGCCAACTGGCACACCCCGGCCGCAGTTGATAACGAAAGCTGGGAATTGGTTTCCTCATCGGATAAAAAGGTATCCATGAGTAAAAGTACCCGGCTGCAAAACTACGCGGGAACTCAGCTGGATATCAAACTCGACAGGGATATCGAGATCATGGAACCCGAAGTGATTAACCGGTTGCTGGGCATCAGCCCTGATTCTGCTATAAAACTGGTTGGCTTCAGCACCATAAACACCATTACCAACACAGGCAGCACAGCCTGGGACGAAACCACCGGCGCGCCCTGCCTATGGAACCTTGATATGTTTACCCCATCGCCCAAAACAGTTATAGTGGTGCCTTACGTAGATAACGCCACCGGTAAGGTTGCCACCACCAATTACTTTGGCGAGATTGCTAACGACCGCATCACCTACAACAAAGGCATCCTGTTGTTTAAAGCCGATGGCAAATCGCGCGGCAAGCTGGGCATCCCGCCAAACCGGGCCAAAAACATGGCCGGAAGCTATGATGGCAGTAACCGGGTGTTAACCATCACGGTTTTTGATATTGACAGCAGCGCCAAATACCTTAACCAGGAGTGGAAAACCGATGTCGCCCCCTTCAGCGGCGATGCCGTAAACGCCTATAACGATGGCCCGCTGGCAGATGGCAAACAGATGGGCCCTTTTTACGAAATTGAAAGTGTATCGCCCGCCGCGTTTTTAAAACCAGGTCAAAAATTAACACACAGGCACAGCGTGTTCCACTTTACCGGGGACGAAAAAGCGCTTAACACCATCGCCCTGAAAACGCTGGGTGTTTCAATAAAAGATATTACATCAGCATTAAAATAA
- a CDS encoding fumarylacetoacetate hydrolase family protein, with the protein MKLYKIAKGILLEHEGAAYIIDDSWDKLVNRDNLAAYLQSVIDDTTPLTAGVHQEFTNSQALPPIGTQEVWAAGVTYLKSRDARMEESESSGGASLYDKVYDAPRPELFFKATHYRVSGHGGEVYIRKDSEWNVPEPELTLYINSKGNIQGYTIGNDMSSRSIEGENALYLPQAKIYEKSAALGPCLYVSAEPLPADSAIKLLIKRDGAAVYQDETTISRIKRSFTELAGYLYAECDFPQGCYLMTGTCLVPPPTFTLQVGDEVYITIDHVGTMINTIGINPKHKQ; encoded by the coding sequence ATGAAGCTATACAAAATTGCCAAAGGCATCCTCCTGGAGCATGAAGGTGCCGCTTACATTATTGATGACAGCTGGGATAAACTGGTAAACCGCGATAACCTGGCCGCCTACCTGCAATCCGTTATTGACGACACTACACCGTTGACCGCCGGTGTACACCAGGAATTTACCAACAGCCAGGCGCTGCCGCCCATTGGCACGCAGGAGGTTTGGGCGGCCGGTGTAACCTATTTAAAAAGCCGCGACGCCCGGATGGAAGAATCGGAAAGCTCGGGCGGGGCCAGTTTGTACGATAAGGTTTATGATGCCCCCCGGCCCGAACTGTTTTTTAAAGCCACGCACTACCGGGTAAGTGGCCATGGCGGCGAGGTGTACATCCGCAAAGATTCTGAATGGAACGTGCCGGAACCCGAACTGACGCTGTACATCAACAGCAAAGGCAATATCCAGGGCTATACCATTGGCAACGATATGAGTTCGCGCAGTATTGAGGGCGAAAATGCCCTGTACCTGCCGCAAGCCAAAATCTACGAAAAAAGTGCCGCGCTCGGCCCTTGCTTATATGTAAGTGCGGAGCCATTGCCTGCTGATTCGGCCATCAAACTGCTCATCAAAAGGGATGGCGCTGCGGTGTACCAGGATGAAACTACCATATCGCGCATTAAACGCTCCTTTACCGAACTGGCGGGCTATTTATATGCCGAGTGCGATTTTCCGCAGGGCTGTTACCTCATGACGGGTACCTGCCTCGTGCCACCGCCAACATTTACTTTGCAGGTGGGCGACGAGGTTTATATTACTATAGACCACGTCGGTACCATGATCAATACTATTGGTATTAATCCAAAACATAAACAATGA
- a CDS encoding glycoside hydrolase family 172 protein encodes MKNYVLLLLSWMFVLLAIPAAFAQKKFNGLDVGLGNLYRTSDAKTRSISPENFNGEKGKGGMATAGTGGNASRDLGQTWKVSPSVVIKKHTTFTIAEINESGAIQHIWMTPTGNWRYSILRFYWDDETTPAVEVPVGDFFCMGWGKYSPLASLAVAVNPGSAFNCYWPMPFRKKCRITMENIDDNDMVLYYQVDYTLTDIPDDAGYFHAQFRRTNPLPYKKDYVLVDSIVGKGQYVGTYLAYGSHKNGWWGEGEIKFFMDGDTKFPTINGTGTEDYFCGSYDFDTRHKDANGKEKNETEYTEFNTPYSGLAQVIGGDGHYTVAQRFGLYRWHIVDPIRFEKSLKVTIQALGWRHDGRYMPLQDDIASTVFWYQTGPTNPFPKLPSRDELEVN; translated from the coding sequence ATGAAAAATTATGTTTTATTATTGCTGAGCTGGATGTTTGTTTTACTGGCAATACCGGCCGCGTTTGCCCAAAAAAAGTTTAATGGTTTGGATGTCGGCCTGGGTAACCTGTACCGTACCAGCGATGCCAAAACCCGGTCGATAAGTCCCGAAAATTTTAATGGAGAAAAGGGTAAGGGCGGCATGGCCACTGCCGGTACGGGGGGTAACGCATCGCGCGATTTGGGCCAAACCTGGAAGGTGAGCCCAAGTGTCGTTATTAAAAAGCACACCACCTTTACCATTGCCGAAATTAACGAAAGCGGTGCCATTCAGCACATCTGGATGACACCTACAGGTAACTGGCGCTATAGTATACTTCGTTTTTATTGGGACGATGAAACTACCCCCGCTGTTGAAGTTCCCGTTGGCGACTTTTTTTGCATGGGCTGGGGCAAATATTCGCCGCTGGCCAGTTTAGCGGTAGCAGTAAACCCGGGCAGCGCCTTTAACTGCTACTGGCCAATGCCGTTCCGTAAAAAATGCCGTATCACCATGGAAAACATTGATGATAACGATATGGTGCTCTATTACCAGGTTGATTATACGCTAACGGATATCCCGGATGATGCGGGTTACTTTCATGCGCAGTTTCGCCGTACCAATCCCCTGCCGTATAAAAAAGATTATGTTTTGGTAGATAGTATTGTAGGCAAGGGACAGTATGTGGGCACTTATTTAGCTTATGGCAGTCACAAAAATGGCTGGTGGGGCGAGGGGGAGATTAAGTTTTTTATGGATGGCGATACCAAATTCCCTACCATAAACGGCACCGGTACCGAGGATTATTTCTGCGGGTCATATGACTTTGATACCCGCCATAAGGATGCCAACGGCAAAGAGAAGAACGAAACCGAATACACCGAATTTAACACGCCGTACAGCGGCCTTGCCCAGGTAATTGGCGGCGATGGCCATTATACCGTGGCCCAGCGCTTTGGCCTGTACCGCTGGCACATTGTTGACCCCATCAGGTTTGAAAAAAGCCTGAAAGTAACCATCCAGGCACTGGGCTGGCGACACGATGGGCGGTATATGCCTTTGCAGGATGATATTGCATCTACCGTATTTTGGTACCAAACCGGCCCAACTAACCCATTCCCCAAATTACCCTCGCGCGACGAACTGGAAGTAAACTGA
- a CDS encoding Crp/Fnr family transcriptional regulator gives MSFTLILNNIAKHIHLTADEQSIFTGMLRPQTIKRKQFWLSDGDICKHSAFVTSGCLRGFTVDKNGIEHVLSFAPVDWWMADMYSLISQKPGMLNVEALEDTEVLLLSKTNQEALYKQIPKFEHFFRVLVENSLVASQQRLIDGLSLTAEDRYNNFCKRYPTLIYTLPQKQIASYIGVTPEFFSRMRSRR, from the coding sequence ATGTCATTTACCCTCATACTAAACAACATTGCCAAACACATTCATTTAACCGCCGATGAACAGAGTATTTTTACCGGTATGCTGCGGCCGCAAACCATAAAGCGCAAACAATTTTGGTTGAGCGATGGCGATATATGCAAACACTCGGCCTTTGTTACTTCGGGCTGCCTGCGCGGGTTTACGGTTGATAAAAATGGCATTGAACATGTGCTAAGCTTTGCCCCGGTAGATTGGTGGATGGCCGATATGTACAGCCTGATAAGCCAGAAACCCGGCATGCTGAACGTAGAGGCGCTGGAAGATACCGAGGTGTTATTGCTGAGTAAAACTAACCAGGAGGCATTATATAAACAGATACCCAAGTTTGAGCACTTTTTCCGGGTATTGGTAGAGAATTCGCTGGTTGCAAGTCAGCAACGCCTTATTGACGGCCTCAGCCTTACGGCCGAAGACCGCTACAACAACTTTTGCAAACGCTACCCCACGCTGATCTACACCCTGCCCCAAAAGCAAATAGCATCATACATTGGCGTTACGCCAGAGTTTTTTAGCAGGATGAGGAGCAGAAGGTAG
- a CDS encoding pirin family protein — translation MAQTILHKAETRGRANHGWLNSYHSFSFGSYYNPERMNFGALRVLNDDTVDAGMGFGKHPHDNMEIISIPLEGNLEHEDSMNNVAVIKNGDIQAMSAGTGIYHSEYNQDPNKRVKFLQIWIYPNQRNVEPRYDQLTLNLDDRHNKLQQVLSPNPEDAGVWIHQDAWFNLGKFDAGVSTEYTIHKPGNGVYAFVLSGEVQIDGQAVGTRDALGIWDAEGFTITASTNAEFLLMEVPMSF, via the coding sequence ATGGCACAAACCATTTTACATAAAGCCGAAACACGTGGGCGCGCCAACCACGGCTGGCTGAACAGCTACCATTCTTTCAGCTTTGGCAGTTATTACAATCCCGAAAGAATGAACTTTGGCGCACTGCGCGTTTTAAACGACGATACTGTGGACGCCGGGATGGGCTTTGGCAAACATCCGCATGATAACATGGAGATCATTAGCATACCATTGGAAGGCAACCTGGAGCATGAAGACAGCATGAATAATGTGGCCGTTATTAAAAATGGCGACATCCAGGCTATGAGCGCCGGTACCGGAATTTACCATAGCGAGTATAACCAGGATCCAAACAAACGGGTAAAATTCCTGCAAATCTGGATTTATCCCAACCAACGCAACGTTGAGCCCCGGTACGACCAGCTTACTCTGAACCTTGATGACCGTCATAATAAACTACAACAAGTACTATCGCCCAATCCGGAAGATGCCGGTGTATGGATTCACCAGGACGCATGGTTTAACCTGGGTAAATTTGATGCAGGCGTAAGTACCGAGTATACTATCCACAAACCCGGCAACGGCGTATACGCATTTGTATTAAGCGGCGAAGTGCAGATTGATGGGCAAGCGGTTGGTACCCGTGATGCATTGGGTATTTGGGATGCCGAAGGTTTTACTATCACCGCAAGTACCAACGCGGAATTTTTACTGATGGAAGTGCCGATGAGCTTTTGA
- a CDS encoding DNA topoisomerase 3: protein MKVIIAEKPSVAREIAKVFGATTKKDGYMEGKGYTFTWAFGHLLQLAAPQEYGYYGWSVQNLPMLPPKFKLSIRKVKSKDGMIDDPSVKKQLDIIKSLFDEATEIIVATDAGREGELIFRYIYYYLKCKKPFKRLWISSQTDEAIKEGFRNLKPGSDYDTLFNSAHCRSQSDWLVGMNATQALSLSSGNRGVLSLGRVQTPTLAMICSRYLDNKNFVPQLYYQVSIQPDKDGQTFKAISVSNFKTKEEAQVIFDKVQDVASGFPQGAHIINVEAKPRKEPPPLLHDLSSLQQEANKRKGFTADQTLNILQNLYEGKLVTYPRTGSRYIGDDVFAGVPDLIEKLKEHPDFGKQATLLSGAKLSKRSVNAKKVTDHHAILTTGEPPYQLTPDKQAVYDMVAGRMLEAFHQDCIKEITKITIESGSLFMASGTVIQTPGWRAVFNDTDEEKKDEENPTLPKVQQGEMLPITDKALLEKQTKPKPLYNEASLLKALETAGKEIDDEELRYAMKDSGLGTPATRASIIETLLKRNYILREKKNLVPTPTGLAVYQVVKNQQIAQAELTGNWEKRLEEIRTGASVADFQEEIKTYTRAITQELLREGKALKIDPVVV from the coding sequence ATGAAAGTTATTATAGCCGAAAAGCCATCCGTTGCCCGCGAAATTGCCAAAGTATTTGGTGCTACCACCAAAAAAGACGGCTATATGGAGGGGAAGGGCTATACTTTTACCTGGGCATTTGGTCATTTGCTACAACTGGCAGCCCCGCAAGAATACGGCTATTACGGCTGGAGCGTTCAAAACCTGCCTATGCTGCCGCCCAAATTCAAACTCTCTATCCGTAAGGTAAAATCAAAGGATGGGATGATTGATGATCCATCGGTGAAAAAACAGCTGGATATTATCAAAAGCCTGTTTGACGAAGCTACCGAAATTATTGTAGCAACGGATGCGGGGCGCGAGGGCGAACTCATATTTCGCTATATTTATTATTATCTTAAATGCAAAAAGCCTTTTAAAAGGCTCTGGATCTCATCACAAACGGATGAGGCTATTAAAGAAGGTTTCCGCAACCTGAAACCGGGCAGCGATTATGATACGCTGTTCAATTCTGCACATTGCCGCTCGCAGTCGGATTGGTTGGTGGGCATGAATGCCACGCAGGCCTTAAGCCTGTCGTCGGGCAATAGAGGCGTACTGTCGTTAGGTAGGGTGCAAACGCCTACACTGGCCATGATCTGTTCGCGCTACCTGGATAATAAGAATTTTGTGCCCCAGCTGTATTACCAGGTAAGCATCCAGCCCGATAAGGACGGGCAGACATTTAAAGCCATCTCGGTAAGCAACTTTAAAACTAAAGAAGAAGCGCAGGTTATTTTTGATAAGGTACAGGATGTGGCATCGGGCTTTCCGCAGGGTGCCCATATTATTAATGTAGAGGCCAAACCCCGAAAAGAACCACCACCCTTACTGCACGACCTGAGCAGCCTGCAGCAGGAAGCCAACAAGCGCAAAGGCTTCACGGCCGATCAAACCCTTAACATCCTCCAAAACCTGTACGAGGGTAAGCTGGTAACCTATCCGCGTACAGGCAGTCGTTATATTGGTGATGATGTATTTGCCGGCGTACCTGATTTGATTGAAAAGTTAAAGGAACACCCCGACTTTGGCAAACAGGCTACATTGTTATCGGGCGCCAAGCTGAGCAAGCGCAGCGTAAACGCCAAAAAGGTAACCGATCACCATGCCATACTAACCACGGGCGAGCCTCCTTACCAGCTAACGCCCGATAAACAGGCTGTTTACGATATGGTTGCCGGCCGCATGCTGGAAGCATTTCACCAGGATTGTATCAAAGAGATTACCAAGATTACCATCGAATCGGGCTCGTTGTTTATGGCCAGCGGTACGGTTATACAAACACCCGGCTGGCGCGCCGTATTTAACGATACCGACGAGGAAAAAAAGGACGAGGAAAATCCAACCCTGCCCAAAGTACAACAGGGCGAAATGCTGCCTATTACAGATAAGGCTTTGTTAGAGAAACAAACCAAGCCCAAGCCTCTTTATAACGAAGCCAGCCTGCTTAAAGCTTTAGAAACGGCCGGAAAAGAAATTGACGACGAGGAATTGCGTTATGCCATGAAGGATAGTGGGTTGGGCACCCCGGCTACCCGTGCATCCATTATCGAAACATTGCTGAAACGTAATTACATCCTGCGTGAAAAAAAGAACCTGGTGCCTACCCCAACCGGGCTGGCAGTATACCAGGTGGTAAAAAACCAGCAAATAGCCCAGGCCGAACTGACAGGTAACTGGGAAAAACGCCTGGAAGAGATCCGTACCGGTGCATCCGTTGCCGATTTTCAGGAAGAAATCAAGACCTATACCCGCGCGATTACCCAGGAGTTGCTGCGCGAAGGCAAAGCATTGAAGATTGATCCGGTTGTGGTGTAA